A window of Phragmites australis chromosome 2, lpPhrAust1.1, whole genome shotgun sequence genomic DNA:
TCTTGTGGACTAAGTGATAGATATTTAGTAAGTGCTTCTAGGATTTCAACTTCAGCCTACCATGTGCGACTTGGTGAATAGACAATGAGAGGCTGGACTGGGAGGGTGGGAGCCTGGGAAGCCTATTGCTTGTTGGGTTGTGGGGTTGTGGGTCCTACCTAGGTTGAGATGGATCATGGAAAGTAGAAATAGGAATCTAGGCGGTAATTCCTAGccgaaaatagaaaaatgaaaaaaaacaaTCGAAAAAGTCCTAATTCGTTTCTGCATAGGTTTCTCGTTTTCGTTTTTTTTATATCGTTTCTGACTGCTTTGGTCGAAAAAGTTCAAAAACATCTCTGAAATGAGAATTACCGTTTTCGTTTTTATCCCTACTCCAAAAGATAGATATTCTTTAAATCCGAGAGATAAGAACTACCTATATATCTAACTTCCAAATTTGGTCATCGCGTCAACCACAGTCCTACGCCCAAACACATTAGTAGTTAATTAAAGGCAAGGTGATTTTGCGCAATTAGCAGTCCGTGAATTATCGAAGGTTTCTTCTCTGTTTGCATGCGGATTAACTAGCTGGCTTTGCCTACCGCACATGTCTAATCATTGGGACCTTTTGCCCTAAAAAAGCACGAATCATTGAACCCTAAACTAGGTCCACTTGCGCCAACTCAATTTGGTCCGCACCGTTATTCGACTactttgttgttgttcttgctcCTAAATGATGCACGTTTAAATTATTTGTTGTGCGGACGAATCCAAATTCTTTATTCACTCACGAAATTAGTAGCAGCAGCAATTCGATCGACCGGTTGAGAAAAAACCATGGTTTATCTCTGAATGTTCAATACCACGAAAGTGGGAAATGCAAAACCAGATGCACATGCCCATGGACTATCATAACGTCTTGGGATTTGTGCGAAACATATTGTGATCGTTAGATGGAGATACTCTCGGGGTCTTATTTGATATTTTGAATCAAACTCGAGGCCCATTTGATGATGGTAATGCGACCACACATATACGTGGTCTTACAGCTAGAACAGAATGTTCAATATATAATTACAGATCGTGTATACCGTTAGTAAAACAGAACGGTGTATTACATAGCTGCATGCATGTGTAGAATTTGCACATGAACACGCAAATAAAATGTTGTGGGAAGCGGTAGCAAGCAAGGATCGATGAAATCCAGTGGTCAGTGGTCACATGGCACAGGGAAGGAAGGACAGCCCGGACCAGATCGGAAGCTTCTTCTTTTTGGTACTTGATTATACTTGGTTCGTAGGCGACCCCAGCTTTACGCGACCTCGCTCCTACTTCAATGATGAGCCCTCACCACACCCACTTGCACCACGGTAGCTAAGCGCTCGACGCGTCGTCGTGCGATCCATCACGCACGGACTACTAGCACGGGCACGGCAACTTGCATGGGCGCGCGCAGGCAGGCGCACATGCGCCGGCCGCGCTAACCGCGTCGGTGCTCCCGAGTGGAAACGCCTCGTCCCGGCTCGGCGCGCATTATTTGTGCGTACCGTTCGCCGCACCGAACTCGTCCCCATAATGCCACGCGGGCGCCGTAGAAAGCGTAGATAATGCGCGCTCATGCATGTGGCCGGCCAGTTTGACCCGCCCGCGGATCCACCGATCTAGGGGCCGCGCCACATGCTCCGCCGTCGCTTTCGAGCCAAGCTGGAACAGCGGAGGGCAGCAACCACCGGGCTCAGAAAGACCTCGCTCGCTCGTTGCCCAGACCACCCTTCCCCGTACCCGTAGTGATCCACTGATCCCAATGAACACTAACTACCAGAGCATTACAATTATCCTCAGTCATTCATCATCTCCAATTCCACTGCCTACCTGCTGCTCCAACGAATCCCAACTAATATTCCGCCAAACAAAGCAAGGAGATGTACTTGGGGTCGCATCATAAGAGGGTGGCTGAGGGCCAAGGCGGCCACACCATAGGGCTCTTCTTACCTTGCTAGTTGCTAGACACCTTTCTCGTAGGCTAGTCGTAGTGTGCTAGACTAGTCCGAGCTAGCCAGTTCGGCGGCCGGCCGGTCATGGGAAGGGCAGTGGTGGTGCCGGTCCTCGTGATGGCGATCATCGCCATCGTGGCGACGACGGCCGCGGCGGTAAACGCGGAGGTGAAGTGCGGCGGGTGCTCGCCGTGCGGCACCACCGACTGTCCCGTGCTGTACCCATCCCCGCCTCCGCCGGCgctgccgcctccaccaccgtACTACTACTACAGCCCACCGCCGCCCGCGACCTACCCCGGGGGGTCGTactgcccgccgccgccgggggcgTACATCCAGATCGGGAGCACGCCGCCGGGCAAGGGGCCGCTGTACCCGCAGGACCCCGGGTTCATGCCGTCCAGCGCTTCGCGGCGTGCGACGACCCGCGCCGTCCCGTTTGCCTTCGCTGCGTTGGCGAGCGTATGGGCCTTCTTGTGATCTGCATTCACTGGACGGCGAGCGTCTCCGGTAAGCATAGCGACGGAGTTGATCGTGCCGGCGTTCCACGGATTTTCCAGTGTATTTATGCTTGCACCTTGTAATAATTCTCACCGGCCATATGTTCTGTAGTTGATCTTGCAAAGtatcatgcatgttttttttagttCTTTCTGGTTTAGAATATTCACTTGTAAGAAATGAAACGCGAATTAAGCAGAATGTGGAACTAGCAGGTCATTTCATATCTTCGTATGGTCCAGTCGTCATGTGTATGGGTGTTTGACTGTTGGCTCCTTGCTGATCTATTTCCTTCTCTTGTTATAAGAACAATAAACAACTTGTTGCTGTTCATGGGGTAAAAAACTGGCATAGGCCAGAGAGGCCGAACCGTGAACATGCGGATCTCATGGTGAATttccaaaattttaaactagGACTAGTCTGCTATAGAGAATGTATTGGAGATACCAATTCGTCTGGCATGGATGGTGCCAGGAGCGGAGGAACCTGCCCAGTTTTGGCACATCCATTCTGAGGCCTTTATTTGCTAACCGAGCTGTTACATGGGCTGTCAAGGTTTCGAGCCGTTCTCAATTCAGTTACGAAAACAAAAAGTGCTAAAAGGTCAACTCATGATGTGTATCGGTGATCTATAATTCCCTTCTCTTGTCTTGAGAACAACTCGTCTCTGTTCATGGGCGAGAGATCAGGCCGAGACGTAACATGTTTGTCATAGTCAGTTTAATTTccaaatctttttaattcatgGCTTGCCTGCATGGGTCGCGCCAGGATCCGGCGCCATTTTGACTAATAAATTGGCAAATTTAGCAGCATCAGTTGTATGTATCCTCATGCATTTTATGCCTGGATGATAGAAAGTTGAACAATCCAAACGTTGTTTGCTGTAACTTCTGTTCATGGGACCGTAGAGTGTGAGAGCAACATTATGTATGCATCCGTGCATGTCTCGTGATAAattgtttgattctgatttcccaTGCATGCCTTTTCTTGATTAAAAGCAAATGGTATATCACAGATGATTTTTTAAGACTtgttataaataaaatattctcAAATACTTGCTAAAATAGATATATAGGTAACAAGATAGCTGTCTAGCTGTGAATAAACTTACAGATGATTTTTATAAATCGATCTGTTTTATCATATAGATACGTATACGGCTTTTAGCAAATCCATCTATAATATTATTCCAGACGGTTTTTTGTAAGatctatctatatctatacGATAGTGAAAGGACAGTGATATCGCTTAGAGGGGGATAATAAgtgtttttataaaaattcgtcccctttttaTAGTTGGTCTAAACTTACAGCGGAAATAAAACCAACACattttttacaagtgaaaaaactaaatatacaATGCTCATCTAGTGCACAATAACCCTAAAAAAGTGTAAATATTACAATCCTAATGtgataaaaattattcaaatctagcaaggtATACAAGAAACCccaatcagaagttccgatcctATTGATCGGATATTCCGGTTAAAACCAATCGGATATTCCGATCCTAGTGATCGGATATTCCGTTCTTCAACACAGTTAGATGTAAATCACAAAATTAACTCAAAGCATGTATATACAAACATATTAGTGAgccaagttgaaatgtatcttagtttatatgtgatgagtgattgacaaggttgtcgatttggtttatcaagttttggattgcttgagcttggtttgagtattttgattatggactaattggagttggagaaatgtgtttgcttgtctcatggtgtacaGGTAACGGatacaacttgacggtcgatgacgggtgatcagggctaagGGAGTGTTTCGTGCCGGACAATCAAGGAGACCAGGTGGAGTAAAGGGTTGTCCTAGCTGTAtacatggagatcaagcaaagcctGAAACGGAGGACGAAGACATCATGTtaataaagtcaagcgaaagggatgccgatgcaagtgacaaggcggtccgagggatcaggagcgagagagacttgtcTGCGGCCAGGATCACAAGATAgggtacacgtgtcgacatcagagcgcttgcttaaagTGTAAGCAAATGGCAAGTCACACTTTAagaagcgtgcagagggtttcataGTTGGGCCTCAAAACAGTGGGAGGACTGCaagagtatgtggtaccatcacgaagcttgcgtcgaggagAAACTAAGTCGTGAGGGCGGTgcgaccgttcgatggacgaagcaagaaatggaccaaaataccctcaatGGTAGGcatgagtgtactacaagagagggtattttggtaacaagttaGGAAATTTAGgagtcaagtttcctaggcttataaatagaagggtagaGCTATGGCAGAGTTGAAACCAGCCACTTGAtccccttgtgccactcatttgagagcctagtgctagcgTTTTAGAGGAGAGTATTATGAGTGATTAGCCTATGttataggtgagagtttttgagagagaaatCCTTGTAATCAGTCTAAAAtggggctgacctctttgagtaatgaagtttatgtttttgcatatgtttgaattcccctccttctagtctctctctattagttcccttacaagtttgcatgttttcctttttcggttgtgattttcttgttgatttttatttttaccttTGAGCTATGATTCTTCAATCTTGGgaacttgttcttcttgttgctagagacaaacattcatatactcatgtatttaagagggtattgaatctcttatctctagaccatcaacttggagagttgcttttttcgatgactgtctttttgctttgttcttcgttcaagtttcaagctttgtgctcaaagacacatggaatggtcttgaatatagcttatggttcatattccatccgtggagttATATTGCAttggaactttctttctcgttttgtccctctaaagtttatgcttccaTTTGTGTTTGAGgagcgttgggtgaacaaggagtagatcatttatttcacaagaaatttataaggctcctattcacctcccctctagtcgtcattctcggtcATACAATTGGTATGAGAGccgatttgatcacttgttgaccttaactggctttgtgatccgtaggtgatatggagagaagtgggaagattttGTTGTTCGATGGAAGAGACTTTTCATACTAGAATAtgcacatggaggcttatcttctaagccaaggaagtgcaatataggacatagttgattccaactataagatccctactgctcgcacgactcaggttcaaatcgaatattatgaggccaacaataaggccagaaatattgTGTTCACTAGCTCGGGTCGGAATGAAtttgacagggttcagcacctccgtactgcctaGGAGATTTGGACTACTTTGAGTGTCTTCCATGAAGGCAGTAATCCGATTAAAGCCAGACGCTAAAGCACTTACAATCAAGAATACtaaatatttgtgcaagtgtttggtgaatttttggatgatatatttgctcattttgatagaattgtgagcaaccttagatccactggtattttgccctactctgaccatgagagaatgatcaagcttctctatgctcttgaccgtagcatatagtaagtgaagatctcgagcattgaagacttaccaagttatgacacgttaacttgtgaagaactcttcagcaagctcaagtccaccgagatagccaagacggCTCGAATTGGCATCAGAAACCCCTTGTCTCAGAACATGACGTTGGTTTCCGAACCAACTGGTGGAAATCGGGCTGGAGCTaccttttcttgtgctaacacctcACCAAGtgattttgctttgtcttccttggttcctatcacagaggagcaggtgtattcattggatgatgaggatcttgttctcattgtgaagaaactcacccgcttctacaacaacaagAGAGACTGGAGGAAAGGGGGCTCCCGTGCttttttgagtgtggtgataccactcacttcaaggtggactgccccaagctcaaaaAGAGGGAGGATaacgaccacgactacaacaactaaaagaacaagaagaacaagaagcccttcttcaagaggAACCAcaataagatggccaagaaggcggctaaggcggcttctagggtgTTCATGGCAGCTCTCAACAACATCGACACCTcatcaagcgaggaggagagctcagaggagtaGGAACtacaagtgaagaacaaaaaaaagacCAAGGAATtcactggcctctgcttcatggcagatGATAACAACGATAGTGACCCTCAacttgatccctctgaggtattaccttcctacgaccaacCTTCCGTCCAAGTCGATACTTTGAATTATGCTCTCATtagctaggataggttacttaagaaagcagTACAtaagttgaaggagcttagacctaagtatgagtctgtttcttctgaacttgagttgcttaggtctagggccaaggttgaggatgaggattgtgagaGTTGCTTGGTTATTATGAGTGAGCTTGTCGAGCTTCAAACTATGCGTGCTCAAGTCACCAATCAGCTTGAGACTACCGAGAAAAAGCTCTTTGAGGAGGattctagacctactctcttaggtacttgcaagaattgtcctttgctttcAAAGGATGCTGAAGTGAAAGACAAGCGCATAAAGGAGCTatagtctagattggagagtgctgagagttctacAGATGTGCAGCCTAAGTGTTCCACCTGCatgatccttaaggacaagctcagctgggttagagggcacgTTAGAAAGCTCAaggctgagaatgagtacctcctttctcttgtggagaagtacTCAGAAGGCAAAGGCAAActggatttgatcttggctaagaccaagatgtgtgctgataaggctgtgttagctttgggtttgggttttgagagagttACTTACACAAGTTCTGACAAGGTTGTATTCACcccacctactaccctagagttggagaaagccaagatcaatgCCTCACAATCCATGCCAGAAAAGAACAAGCCTACACctcaacctacaaagaagaaaccaacACCCAAGAGATCTCCACAGTCTAAGATGAAGGCActtgtgagagagcctagagtgactggtAGTCGAGTTCCCAAGAGACACTATCACTGTACCTACTGCCAGAAAGGGTATCACCTTGTTGGGTTTTTCTTTCGCTGTAGGAGAGATAAGAGGCGtaagtgggagtggagtacccagGATATAAACCActcctctgttggtgtacatgaccCTTTTCTCCGCTCCTACCCACGAGTCTCTAACACTTTTTAGTCTTTTCCTAGAGGCGTTGCCCGATGTGGATTTTACTATGACTCATGGTTttgatccacgtgtaagaggctttgagtcccagcgcTTATGTGGATCACATTTTCCTCATCATGGCACTCGCCCCCAGCGTGTTGGTGTTAAGTTGCATGCATCTACTATTTCTGCTTCAGGGCgaatgacccagtactggattcctgaggtttttgactaaccccagtattgAGTCATTCACCTTCTACTCTTCTTCTATGTAGGTGGAAGGTGGAGGCCTCGAGAACAAGTGactcattgactccggttgttcgcaCCACATGACCGGAGATCCATCATGGTTCTTTAGCCTCACCCTGATAAAGTATCACGaatacatcactttcggggatgattggaaaggtagagtgaaggccaaaagAAGTAAATataaatgagagttttactctcaaagatgtggctttggtagagcatctgggatacaacctactttctgtatctcagttgctagatgaggactcagaagtgcgcttcaagcgtgatacttctcgagttcttgattcttctagcgctttgatttgtaagatttctcgagttgggagagtttttggagctaatttttttgaggtttctggttcttctcggtgtttacttgctcagCCTTCTTCTGATCTTTAAATGTGGTATAGGAGATTAgagcacatgagttttgatttacttactcgtttgagtgccctaagcttgatccgaggattgcccaagctcaagtttaagaagaaccttatttgtgcttcttatcggcatggcaagatggttgctactcctcacccaccagtcaatctggtgacgACTGAAcaaccgggagaacttctccatatgaacACTGTTAGTCCTTCCCGGGTTTGTTCAGCGGGTgtaaagtggtatgtacttgttattgttggcGACTACTCTCGCTAAtcttgggtcttcttttttGTAAGCAAGGATAAATTGTTGTCACACTTTTGGagtttagctttgagattgttcaaagaactcctaGGTGTATTGAAagtaattcgcagtgataatgacaTCGAGTtaaagaactatctctttgatactttctACCTTGAActtggcattgagcatcaattttctgacCTACGCGTTCCTCAACAGAATGGCGTGattgaaagaaagaacaaaactttggtggagatggcttagacgatgctcgatgagcataggactcctagcaagttttgggctaaggccattagcacaacatgctacatctcaaatcgaattttcttgcgctcaatcttgaatttgacttcttatgagttacgatttgggaggaagccaaaattttcacatttgagagttttcggttgtcagtgcttcatcctaaagtgtggcaatcttgacaagtttgagtcgcgttcttccgatggtattttcttggggtattctctttatAGTCATACTTACAGGgcttacaatcttgacactaacaccatcacaGAATCATGCGATGTGACTTTTAATGAGTCAACCCCCTATGCTAGTTCTATCTTTAAGTGTGTAGGTGAttaggagatgagcgagagtaTCTTTGCAGATGGTGACCTTCTAGCTCtaggtgatgacgaggatgatccactacttatctcgaccacacctgctccagagctAGCTCCTACTTCTTCTACTACAGTAGAGGGTCATGCAGCCTCTACTTTCACTTTagctgctctcgagcctgcattagctgtgtttgagggggaggttctctcaaggtgtgaggcccctcaacataTTCAATGGTGACACTctccacagatgatgatcggtgacatcaatgagagAGTAACGAGATCCAAATCTGCTtgtcatgctcattttactgattctgcattcgttgcttcctttgagccccatgatggtggacatgttttatttgatttaaattgggtcaatgccatacttgaagagcttgaaaattttgaaagaaaccaagtttggtccttgtagagccacccactaatattcacaccataggcacaaatgggttttcaaaaataaacagagGGATGATGGGTCTGTattgagaaacaaggctagactagtggctcagggtttgaCTCAAATTGAGAAGATAGACTTTGGAtaaacctttgcaccagtagctaggctatagactttagagagacctttgcaccggtagctaggctagaagcgaTTAGGATCCTCAtagcatttgcggcatcccagGGTGTCAAGCTGTATTAAATAGTTGTtgagagtgctttcctaaatagtttcatataGGAAGCattctatgtcaagcaacccctaggATTTGAGCACCCCAAGTACCCTcacagagtatacaagctttagaaagttttgtatgggcttaagcaagcacccaGGGCTTGGTATGGTATGCTTATGTcattcttgttagagcatgggtatgtcatGGGATCGGTTAATAGAACTTTATTCATTCTTAGGCATGGCAAATATTTCCTACTtattcagatttacgtggatgatatcatttttggtgactcttctcatgcacttgtggctaaGTTTGTAGAAAATTGAgtagggagtttgagatgttgatgatgggcgatcacaacttcttccttggactttaAATCAAGCAACACAAGCAGTGTACATTCATCCactagacgaagtacaccaaggagctgttgaagaaatttgacatgAGTGACGCAAAGcccttggcgacaccgatggctaccttgactgtgcttgatccggatgaagatggcaaagcGATGGACCAACGAGagttcaggagcatgattggctccctcttgtacctgacggcgacaagataggacatccacttcgtcgtcTACCTCTACGcgcgcttccaagcttcaccgaggATATCTCTctgccaagcggtgaaacacattctgaggtaccttAAGCACACTCTTGAGTATGGACTCTGGTTTTCTGCTGCCTCTATACTTTCTCTTCAAGGTTTTTTCGATGCAGATTTATCTGGTTATAGAATTGACAAGAAGAGTatctctggtacttgtcatttcctTAGCAcatctcttgtgtgttggtcttctcgcaagtagTCTATAATTAcgtagtctactgctgaagttgaatatgtcgctgctgctagctgttgctcataaattttgtggatggttgctaccttgagggactttgggttagatttcaagagtgtgccacttttgtgtgacaacaccagtgaaTCCTAGCCAATAATCCAGTCCAGCACTCCATAACgaaacacatagatatgagattttactttctgagagaccacaatgagaaaggggatatagacttgaaatatattgatacccaacactagctagccgacatctttaccaagcctctatatgctactagatttgcctatttaaggggagagcttggtgtgtgtcatcactatggcattgtgtgagagggagttgcatatatatatatactttatcttacttttattgtatttgcattgcatcgcatcatgtaagataatcatagtagttgagttttGAATTGTATGTCTTTTgcattttcgattgctagatttaatttggactaagttgagtagttgtacggagcaagcttttaatcttaggctcctcttgatgctt
This region includes:
- the LOC133908368 gene encoding uncharacterized protein LOC133908368; its protein translation is MGRAVVVPVLVMAIIAIVATTAAAVNAEVKCGGCSPCGTTDCPVLYPSPPPPALPPPPPYYYYSPPPPATYPGGSYCPPPPGAYIQIGSTPPGKGPLYPQDPGFMPSSASRRATTRAVPFAFAALASVWAFL